GCAGAAACTGTAAATACCGTTTACAACAAAGCGGTGAAATTCCAGATGGAGGCTAAGGATAAATCTTTTGACCAGGTAGCGAAAGCAGCTAAACTTACGATCAATCCATCGGTTAAAGTGAGGGCTATGGACGAAAACCTGGGTGCTATCGCAAACCAGAGGCAAATCGTGAAATGGGCTTTCAACAAGGATACTAAAGTAGGCGCTGTGGAGCGTTTCGAAGTAACCAATACAGGACACGTGATCGTTAGGCTGAAAAAAGTGAATGAAGAAGGATTACTTCCTTTGGATGAAGCCAGGCCAATGATTGAGTTGAAACTGAAAAACCAAAAGAAAACGGCTTTGATCAAAGCAAAAATGAAAGGTGGTTCGCTGGAAGCTATTGCAGCTGCAAATGCTACGAAAGTGCAGACCGTTGCGGATCGTACTTTAGAAACGGCAAGCCTTGAAGGTGTTGGTTTAGAGCAAAGGGTTGTGGCTACTGCGATGGTTACTCCGGCTAACAAACTGTCTGCCCCGATTGAAGGGATGTCAGGCGTGTATGTGGTGAAAACGACTGCTTACACTAAAGCTCCGGCAATCCAATCTTATAAAGATTATGTAGCAAAACTGAAAGTGAATAACGGAAACACCATGCAGCGTATCTCTGCTTCATTGAAGAAGGATGCTGAAATCGAAGACAACAGAAGTTTGTTCTACTAAGATAATATCACATGATAAGAAAAGCCGGTTTTTTAAAGCCGGCTTTTTCATTTTATAATATCATATCAGAATATGGGATGATTGTATCATATCCTTTGTCAATAAAATATGGCGTGGGATCGTTTTTTGAAATGACCAGTATAAAATCCCCGCCCCAGGCACCGAGGCTTTTGATAGTGCCGTTGAAATCCGGAAAAAGATGTTCCTTTACCGTTACCATATGAAGCACATCGCTCATAATGGCTTCGTGTTTTTCGAGCTGCCGGGCAAAATCACCCAGCGATGTTGTCTGCCGTATCGCAGCAGTAATTTTATTTACAGCCGAAACATTTTTAGTGATGTCATCGCGATGCCTGTAATATGAATTGATGGCTGCTTTGCTGCTTTGCTTTTTATTCAGGTAAACAAAATACAGATTTGAGATGAATTCTGGCCTGAAATCAACAGCCTCAACAATCGGGTTTCCGTTTTCAAGGCGATACAATACCGGCTGGTTGTTTTGTGCGCAGGCAATATCATAACCGCTCCCGCCAAAACTGTTCTGGAGCAGGGCAAAAGCATCAATACTAAGCCATTGTGCAATATTATTGATCAATGTTGACGAGGTACCCAGTCCCCATTTCTTTGAAAAAGTAAGGTTTGTAGTGATTTTGTATCCGTCAGCATTATCAATGAAGGTAGGGTTCAGTAAATACGATTCGTGCAAAATCTCAATCAGCGTGTTTCGAATGGAATCACTTTTCTCTTTGTAACCTGTATCAGAAATAACGTCAAACCCAATCACATCTTCAAACCAAACCGACCCATCGGCATCATGGCTTTTCCAATATATTTTTTTATCAGAGGCTTCTTTAATAACAAGATCCTGCCCGAATTTTGTCGGCAAAGCCAAAGCCATAGCGCCATCAAGCACCAGGTATTCGCCTGTGAGCATCAACTTTCCATTACTGTAAAAACGCTGCGACAATTAATTGGTTTTTAAATTTTTGATGAAATCCACCACCGCCGAATGGGAAACGGCATGCTGCTTGAAATATTTCGTAATGATATCCCTTTCTTCAGCCGAAACCTCAAATTGATTGATGATGTTGTTCAGGTGCATTTTCATATGGCCCTGCTGGATCCCGGTTGTGGTTAAAGAGCGTAAGGCAGCAAAATTCTGTGCCAGGCCCACTGCTGCAGTGATCTGCATCAATTCCTGCGCCGACGGCTTTCCAAGCAATTGATGGCAAAATTTCACCAGTGGATGCAAAGTCGTCAATCCGCCAACGGTTCCTAAAGCCAACGGGATGTCCAGCGAAAAATGAAAATTTCCGTTTTCAATCCTCGCATCGGAAAGACTCGTATAACGCCCATTCCTCGCAGCATAAGCATGCACTCCGGCTTCCACTGCACGGAAATCATTTCCTGTAGCCACAACGACTGAATCCACGCCGTTCATGATGCCTTTATTGTGTGTGACAGCCCGGAATGGCTCGACTTTCGCTATGGTCACCGCCTGCACGAAATTTTCTGCAAACAGCTGTGGGTTTTCAATGTTTTTTTCCTGCAAATCGCTAACAGCGCAGGAAACTTCAGCTTTTACGATGCAATTCGGGACATAATTTGATAAAATACTCATTACGACCCTGACCTCTTTTTCAGTTTCGGAAAAGCCATCATGTTCGTTTGCTTTCTCCTTCAGCGTTTGTGCAAACTGTTCGAGGCAGGAATTGATGAAATTCGCGCCCATCGAATCTTTGGTTTCAAAAGTGGCATGAAGCTGGTAGTAATGGTCAATCAAATCGGTTTTATCTCGAAGTTCGATGTCCAGGATCCCGCCGCCACGTTGTTGCATGTTTTTGGTGATGCTTTGCGTTTCAGCGAAAAAATCAGGCTTGATCATATTGAAGAAAGACTGAAGTTTGTCTTTTGCGCCTTTAAACATAAAATGCACCTGCCCGATTTTCTCGGTATTGATCACTGTCGTTTTGAAACCGCCGCGTGTTGACCAGAATTTAGCAGCTTTGGCGGCCGCAGCAACCACGGAACTTTCCTCAGTAGCCATCGGGACCGTGTGGAATTTTCCGTTAATCAGGAAATTCGGGGCGATGCCCAACGGCAGGTAAAAATTGGAAATCGTATTTTCAATAAACTCATCGTGGAGTTGCTGGAGTTTTTCGTCGGAATTCCAATAGGATTTTACCAAATTTTCCGCCGAACCGGCATCAGTAAAATAATGTTTAGCAATCAGCTTGATTTTTTCCGCTTTGGATAATTTCGAAAATCCTGAAATGGCCTCGTTCATCAGTATCATATTGAATTCGTTGCAAAGATAACTTTTCACCAGATAAAAAACAGTGCTTTTTTGCTATGAAGAATCGGTTCGGGAATGACGGAAAAAAGCCACGCCAAATTTATCAACAGCCACTGATTTTTAACATGGAGGATTTTTGCGGTGAAGCTTTCAGGCGTATTTTTAGAAAAAAAGCTATGCAGGAGGAAAGCCAATATATAAAGGGAAGGGGTGCGCAAAAAAATGTGCACAACCGCTTTTTCGCGGAATCTTATGACATGCTCGACGATTTCCTGAATTATTGTGAAGCAGAAGGCGACAAGCCTGATGACAACCGGACGCATTACCTCGAAGTGTTCCCGAAAACCATTGTAAACAAAGTCGAAAGCCCGGATGTGGGGATGGAATTCTCGATGAATGCCTATCAGGGCTGTGAACACGGATGCATTTACTGTTATGCGCGCAACAGCCATGAATATTGGGGTTATAGCGCCGGACTTGATTTTGAAAGGAAAATCCTGGTCAAGAAAAATGCACCTGTCTTACTCGAGGAAAAACTCAAAAGCAAGAACTGGAAAGCGCATCCCATTGTCATGTCAGGCAATACCGATTGCTACCAGCCGGCTGAAAAAAAATTCCGGATTACGAGGCAGTGCCTTGAAGTGTTCCTGAAATACAGGCATCCGGTGGCGATTATCACTAAAAACGCCCTCATTGCAAGGGATATGGATATCGTGTCAGCACTGGCAAAGGAAAATCTCATCGGCGTCAATGTGTCCATCACTTCCCTGAATGAAAAGACAAGGCAATTGCTTGAACCGCGCACGGCGACAATCGCAAAACGTCTCGATACGGTAAAATTGCTTTCGGAAAACGGCGTTCCGGTAAATGTAATGCTCGCGCCGATTATCCCGGGAATCAACAGCCACGAGATTCTGCCTTTGGCGAAAGCCGCCTCAGATGCAGGTGCCCTGTCGATCGCGCATACCGTGGTACGGCTGAATGGTGCGATAGGCGAAATTTTTACGGATTGGATCCAAAAAGCGATGCCGGACCGCGCGGAAAAGGTGCTGAACCAGATCAAAGCCTGCCATAACGGGAATTTAAACGACAGCCGTTGGGGAGAACGCATGCGTGGCGACGGGGAATTTGCTGAAATGATCCGCTCGCAGATGGGCATGGCGCGGCGTAAGTTTTTCGCCGGGAAGCAATTCCCGAAACTCAATACGGCTTTGTATGAGCAATATAAAGGCGGGCAGCTCAGCCTGTTTTGACAAATATCACAAACGCGATGGGCGTAAAATTGCATTTAACAGAAAAAAATGTCGTTTATTGTAATTTTTTCACTAAAATTGACGGTTTTTATATTCAGTTAAGCCAATGAAATTATACAGGATTATTGCGTTGCTGGTTTTTACAGCTTTTTCGGTTTCGGCCCAACAAAAAATCAGTATTGATGAAATTTATATGGGTGCCTTCAGGCCCAAAGGGATGGATGAACTCCAGTCACTTAAAAACACCAACCAATATACTGTGCTGAATGCTTCACGTGCGACGCGGAGTATGCAAATCGACTTATATGATTTTGCTACGCTGGAAAAAGTAAGCACGCTGGTTGATAACAGAGATTTTGCAGAATTGGCAAACGGCATCGACAGTTATACTTTCAGCAGTGATGAGAAAATGCTGCTGATTGCCAATAATTCAAATCAAATTTTCAGGCATTCATTTACGGCTGATTTTTTCATTTATGATATCGCTTCAAAAAAACTGACCAAAATGGCCGAGCAGGTACAAGAACCTGTTTTTTCGCCTGACGGTAAGAAAGTCGCTTTTGCAAAAGAAAATAACCTTTATGTGTACGATCTCGCTTCTGCAAAAACGACGCAGTTGACTTTTGACGGTAAAAAAAATGCCGTCATCAACGGCATCACCGATTGGGTTTATGAAGAGGAATTTGCATTCGTTCGGGCGTTCGACTGGAGCGCTGACGGCAGCAAAATCGCTTACATCCGTTTTGATGAAAGCCAGGTGCCGGAATTTTCGATGAATAGGTATGGACAGGATTTATACCCGTCTGTAGAAACGTTTAAATACCCAAAAGCGGGTGAGAAAAACTCGGAGGTCTCATTGCATTTAATCGATTTGAAAACCAATGCCGATTCGGAAGTCAAACTTGGAAATTACAATGATTTCTACATTCCGAGGATCAAGTGGACCAACGACGCAAACCTCCTCAGCGTGCAGGTCATCAATCGCCACCAGGACAACCTGGACCTGATTTTTGTAGATGGGACAACCGGAAAACCGACTGTCATCCTGAATGAAAAAGACAAGGCATATATCGATATTACGGATAACCTGACGTTCCTGAAGGACAACAGCTTTATCTGGACCAGTGAAAAAGACGGTTTCAACCATATTTACCTTTACAGCAAAAGTGGGAAACTCATCAACCAGCTCACGAAAGGAAACTGGGAAGTCACCGCATATTATGGCCTGGATGAAAAATCTAAAACGGTGTTTTATCAATCTACAGAAAATGGTTCGATCAACCGGGACGTTTACAGGATCGGGCTTGATGGTAAGAATAAGAAGCGCCTGTCGCCTGCAACAGGGACGAACGCGGGTACTTTCAGCCCGAATTTCCAATATTTCATCAATTCGTTTTCCAGTGCGACGGTGCCGCCGACGTATACGTTGAATGATTCCAAAACCGGAAATACCATCAAGACGATTGTCAGCAACGAAGCGTTGTCCGAAAAACTTAAAAAATACGATTTGCCGCTGAAGGAATTTTTTATGCTAAAGACTGAAAAAGGCAACGAACTCAATGCCTGGATTATCAAGCCAAAGGATTTTGATGCGACGAAAAAATACCCGGTTTTCATGTACCAATACTCAGGCCCGGGTTCACAGCAGGTCAATAACGAATGGCACGCTAATGATGATTACTGGTTTATGATGCTCACCCAGATGGGTTATGTTGTGGCTTGTGTCGACGGCCGCGGGACCGGTTTCCGGGGTGCGGAATTCAAGAAAGTGACACAAAAGCAATTGGGCAAATATGAACTGGAGGATCAGATTGATGCTGCGAAAGTCATCGGCGGATACAATTATGTTGATAAAGACAGGATGGGTATTTTTGGCTGGTCTTTCGGCGGATTTATGTCGTCCAACTGCATCCTGAAAGGTGGCAATACCTTCAAGATGGCCATTGCTGTGGCTCCGGTGACGAGCTGGCGGTTTTACGACAGCATTTACACCGAAAGATACATGCAGACGCCACAGGAAAATGCGGCAGGATATGACGACAATTCCCCGCTGACCTTTGCGAAAAAACTTCAGGGGAAATTCCTGTTGATCCACGGTTCAGGCGATGACAACGTGCATGTGCAGAATTCGATGCGTCTGATCGATGCGCTTGTAAATGCCAACAAGCAGTTCGACTGGGCGATTTATCCTGATAAGAACCACGGGATTTATGGCGGTTACACCAGGATCCAGCTTTACAATAAAATGACCAATTTCATTAAAGAGAATTTATAATCAACCAACACCAAAATTTATATAACATGAGTGAACCAGCAGTAAAATCAGGACATCCAAAAGGATTATACTTTTTATTCTTTACGGAAATGTGGGAGCGTTTCAGCTACTACGGAATGAGGGCAATCTTTATTCTTTTTATGACGAAAGTATTATTAATGAAAGATGCCGATGCTTCTGAAATTTATGGGAGCTATACTGGATTGGTATATTTAACTCCGCTTCTTGGGGGGTATTTGTGTGATAAATTTTTAGGTAACAGGAGAAGTATTGTGATTGGCGGCCTTTTAATGGCTATTGGGCAGTTTTTCATGTTTTTTAGTGCGTCTGCCGGAACCAACGGGGGAGTGTCTTTGATGTGGATGGGATTGACAGCGATAATAATAGGAAATGGATTTTTTAAGCCAAATATTTCTACGATGGTTGGTCAACTATATCCAGCCAACGACCGTCGAATTGATAGCGCATTTACGATTTTTTACATGGGTATCAATCTGGGTGCCTTCTTTTCACCATTGGTTTGCGGATCTATGGATTTTAAGTGGGGATTCCTTGCGGCAGGAGTCGGTATGCTGATTGGATTGCTTGCATTTGTGATTGGCAAAAAGAAATATCTTATCTCTGAAGAAGGAAAGCATATCGGTTTACCGGTCAAAAAACTGGATGCTAAAAGTATCGGGATGATAATTGGATCGATTGCTATTATCTTTTTTATGCTGAATTTTAAGCAAATGTTCAAAAGCGATCTGGATATCATCAGCTACTTTATCTATGGTGCGATGGTTTTAATGCCTGTCCTTATTTTTAGTGATAAGAGTTTGTCAAAAATTGAAACACAAAGGATTACGGTTATTTTTATTCTGGCATTTTTTGTTATTTTCTTTTGGGGAGCTTTTGAACAGGCCGGTGCATCGTTAACGCTTTTTGCTGACAGGCAAACGGAGAGGACACTCTTTGGCTGGGAAATGCCTGCGTCATATTTCCAATCGGTAAACCCATTGGCGGTAATTGTACTTGCGCCACTCATGACAATTGTTTGGGGGTTTTTATATGCAAGAAAACTGGAACCATCATCACCTAAAAAAATGGCAATAGGATTAGGAATGGTTGCATTGGGATATGTTGTGATTGCAATTGCAGTAAAAGGTTTAGGAATAGGAGACAAGGTATCAATGTGGTGGTTATTCGGTTTATATGTAATTCACAGTATAGGAGAGCTATGTTTGTCGCCAATCGGATTATCAATGGTTTCAAAACTGGCGCCTTTGCGTTTGTCTTCATTGATGATGGGAACCTGGTTCTTAGCCAACGCCGCAGCCAATAAGTTCGCTGGAACATTAAGCGCACTGATTCCTGGCGGAGAAGACGGAACAGGTGGTGCAACTCATTTCCTGGGATTTCAAATTACCAACCTTTATGAATTCTTTATTGTGTTTATCATCATGTCCGGAGCCGCTGCGGCGATATTGTTTGCACTGAGTTCCTGGTTGGAAAAGCGCATGCATAATGATCATATCGAAGGAGTTTCCGATTCCGTTATGTAATTGATAGTATTTTTATATAAAACCTGCAATTCATTTTTTGTGTTTGCAGGTTTATTTTCAATTTATAAATTATGTGGAAAAGCCATCCTAAAGCCTTGCCATATCTGTTTTTATCCGAAATGTGGGAACGTTTTGGATATTACCTGATGATAGGAATCTTCACGCTGTATCTCAAAGATGTAGAAGCCGGTTTTTCCATGACTGAAAAAGAGGCTTCCGACTTATACGGGACCTTCATCGCACTGGTTTTCCTGACACCATTTATCGGAGGGCTCGTTGCCGACCGTTACCTGGGGTACAAAAAATCCATCATTATTGGTGGGTTGATGATGGGTGTGGGATATTTTATGATGGGAATCCATTCCCTGCAGATGCTGTATGTTGCGATGACTTTGGTGATTGTCGGGAATGGTTTTTTTAAGCCGAATATCTCCACACTGCTCGGTAATTTCTACAACGAAGAAAAATATAAGGACAAAAAAGACGAAGGCTACAACATTTTCTACATGGGAATCAATGTCGGGGCGTTCATCTGTAATTTCTTCGGTGCCGCGCTGAAAATCCTTTTCGGATGGCAGTATGCCTTTATGGCTGCCGGTGTCGGAATGTTTATTGGCGTTTTGGTTTTTATGCTCGGCAGCAAATATTATGGAAATAAGGCAGAAAAAAAAGGCGTGCAGCCGGGCGACATGCCATTTTATAAAATCGTATTGTTCATCCTGTTGCCGTCCGTTGTTTTTGGTGTTATCGGATGGCTGCTGAAAGGCGTGCAATCTGATGCAAATCCTGATTCCGCTTTATTTGGTTCAGACAGTACGGATGCTTTTATTTTTGCCTGTATTCCCGTAGTGTTGTTTTACGCCAGTTTGTATTTCAAGGCCAAAGTGGAAGACAAACGCCCGATTGGTGCTTTACTTGCCATTTTTGGTGTGGTAATTTTGTTTTGGGCGGTGTTTAAATTGAACGGCTCGGCGCTCAACAATTGGGGCGATAAATACACTGACAGGGAATTGACGGGAACTTCGCAGCGGGTAGCATCCAGGCTGGTGCTTACAGATACCTTGACCTACAAAAAAGATTCGGTACCGTTATATGATGAAGTGTTTCGGATCCAGAAAAAGGATGGCGAAGTAATCAAGACAGTCGATTATCCGTTATATTTCAGGAATGTCCACAAGGATAAATTGCCTGAAGAGGGCGGTAAAGTCTTCACCTGGTCTGCAAATTTGAGCCAATCCATCAATCCGGGTTGGGTGATTATGCTGACGCCTTTGGTAGTGGCATTTTTTACCTTTTTGCGAAACCGCAGGAAAGAGCCTTCAACGCCTACCAAAATCGCATTTGGATTGCTGATTTCTGCATTGTCGGTATTAGTGATGGTTGCTGCGGTAAAGGCTGGAAATAACGGCGCTGAGAAAGTCAGTGTCTGGTGGCTCGTTGCGAATTACGGCATCATCACCATCGGGGAATTGTTCTTAAGTCCGATGGGGCTTTCGATAGTGTCCAAATTGAGCCCGACGAATATCACGTCACTGATGATGGGCGGCTGGTTTTTATCAACATCAATAGGAAATAAATTAAGCGGCGTATTGGCCAGCATGTGGGATACTTATGAGGACAAAAGCCATTTCTTCTGGGTGAATTTTGCCCTGCTGCTATTTGCCACGCTGCTGTTCGTGCTTTTGAGACAATTAAACAGTGTAATGACCGAAAAAGGAATTAAATAATGGAACAAAATTTGACAATCGAACAAATACAGAATTTCAAAGGGAAATACCCGAAACAGCTTTGGTATTTGTTTATCGTGGAAATGTGGGAACGTTTCTGTTTTTATGGGATGCGCGGCGTACTTACCGTTTTTATGGTCGATGTACTCTTTCTCAAAGACGCCCAAGCCAACCTGCAATATGGTGCGATACAGGCTTTTGTGTATGCATTTACTTTCATTGGAGGTATTTTTGCCGATAAGATTCTGGGTTTTAAAAAATCATTGTTCTTCGGAGGAATCGTGATGATCCTCGGGAACCTGTTGATTGCATTTTCACCACAGGATATGTTTTATTATGGTATCGCTTTTTCCATCATAGGGACTGGTTTTTTTAAACCGAATATCTCGTCGATGGTGGGTGAGCTATACCATGAAAAGGACAACAGAAGGGATGCTGGTTACGGTATGTTTTATGCAGGTATCAATGTAGGCGGACTTTTCGGTGGCGCTTTGTGCGTGTATTTGGGGAAATATTATTCCTGGAGCTGGTGTTTCCTTGCAGCAGCGATTGTCATGGCTTTGGGGTTATTGACGTTCCTGTTTACCAAAAAATATCTGGGGCCTATAGGAGATTCCCCGCTTTTAAATCTGTCGCCTTCAAAAAGGAAATTACGCGAAGTCGCAGTTTATGTGGGTTCGATAGTAAGCATTCCGTTAATTTTCTTGATGGTAAGGAACACCGATTACACGGATTATTTCATGTATACAATAGGTACCATTGCGATTGGATATTTTCTTTTCGAGGTCGTAAAACTGCCTGAAATCAGCATGAAGAAAAAAATGATTGCTGCGTTCTTATTCATCTTTTTTTACTTTTTATTCAATGCGATTTATGAGCAAAGCGGCGGATCCTTGTCGTTATTTGCAAAAGACAACCTTAACCACAATTTGCTCGGTTTGTCAATAGATCCAAATATTGTAAACAATAGTTCCAACACACTTTTTGTAATTATTTTAAGTCCAATTATCGGATTAATCTGGCTTTGGATGGCAAAAAAGAAAATCGAACCTAACACGTTACTGAAATTCGGAATCGGATTCTTATTTCTGTCTGCATCATTTTTCCTGTTTTATTACACGAAATTTTTTGCCAATGTAGACGGCATCACATCTTTGAACGTTTTCACGCTGGCATATTTCGTGACGACCATCGGGGAACTTTGCCTCGGGCCCATCGGGATGTCCATTATCACAAAGTTATCCCCGAAAAGACTGTTTGGGATGATGATGGGATTGTGGTTCTTGGCGAGTGCGTTTGGACAATTGGCTGCAGGAAAACTCGGCGCCGAAATTTCAAAATCCAATGAAGGCGCTTCATTGATGACCAAGTTGCAGTCTTATACAGAAGGATATTACCAATTGGCGATTTACTCGTTGGTCGCCGGTGTCATCCTGATTGTTTCCATACCGCTGATTAAAAAATTAATGCAGGGCGTGAAATAAGATAGGAAAAGATTATTTTTGGCCGTACAGGAATTATTAACAGGATTATAAAATTTAAATATGAAAAAATTAGCAATACTCGCAGTACTCGTATTGTTCACGGTCACTGCAAAAGCACAGGAGTTAAAATGGTATACCGATGTGAAAGAAGCTTCGGAGGTTTCAATGAAAAGCAAAAAACCGCTGATGTTCTTTTTTACCGGCAGCGACTGGTGCGGATGGTGTATGAGATTGCAGAAGGAGGTTTTCCAAACCGCAGATTTCACCAAATGGGCTAACGAAAATGTGGTTTTGGTCGAATTGGATTTTCCCAGAAGAAAACAACTTTCCGCAGACCTTACAAAACAAAATAACGATCTTGGACAAATGTTCGGGATTCGTGGGTATCCGACAGTGTGGCTGGTAACGCCATCAAAGCCCAATGACCAGATTTCTTTTGAAAAATTAGGAAGCACGGGTTATGTTGCCGGTGGACCCCAGGCCTGGATCCAGACTGCGAATACGATATTGAAGAAGTAAGTTCACTCCAACTTAAAATATCCCTTTTCGGCAATGGCATGGAAAGGGATTTTTTGTTTTTGGCAGGTGGCTTCCCATAGTTTGGTGTATGATCTGAAATTGGATGCATCAGCAATAACGGTATTCGGTTTGAGTTGCATCAGCATTCTTTCGAAATTGATTTTTGGTGAATGTGTCATCAATAATACATCTGCCCTGATGTTTTCCGGATATATTCCGCTGCTGTCAGACACAAATATTGTCCTGTTAAGATAGAGCAGGTTCTGCATGGCGCTAACGTTTTTTATGTTGCTGAAATTCGCCACACGGTAAGCAGTAAGGTTTTGATTTTGAAAAATGCTTTTGCATAAGCTGTCATCACAGTATACATTGATTTGATTGCCATGCCTTTTTGTAATCAGGCTGGTATTTTTACTTTTGAAAACGATTATTTCGTCAGTTTTTTCATTTTCCCATTTGTTGAAAACCAACGTTCCCTGGAAAACCAACAGGCATAATGTCATGCAAATGCATTTTCTGTAGCTTGGTTTCATGGCCCAGATAAACAATGTAAGGATGAAAAGATAAAGCGTTGCCATCATCAGCGCGTTTAGTGGGATGTCCTTTATAATGAATTGTTCAAATGAAGCGATTTTTCCTATGGTCTGGTTTAACAGCCGAATGAGGAATTCCAATGATTTGGATAAATAATCCGGAACTGTTCCAAAACTGGCAAAGACCATTACAAATGCCCCATACGCCATAATAATGCCCAATCCGGGCAGGATGATAATGTTCGTGATAAAGAACAATCCCGGGAATTGATGGAAATAGTAAATGCTTAACGGAAATGCGCCGATTTGCGCTGCCATTGAAACAGTGACAATGTCCCAGAAATATTT
This genomic stretch from Flavobacterium pallidum harbors:
- a CDS encoding S9 family peptidase, whose protein sequence is MKLYRIIALLVFTAFSVSAQQKISIDEIYMGAFRPKGMDELQSLKNTNQYTVLNASRATRSMQIDLYDFATLEKVSTLVDNRDFAELANGIDSYTFSSDEKMLLIANNSNQIFRHSFTADFFIYDIASKKLTKMAEQVQEPVFSPDGKKVAFAKENNLYVYDLASAKTTQLTFDGKKNAVINGITDWVYEEEFAFVRAFDWSADGSKIAYIRFDESQVPEFSMNRYGQDLYPSVETFKYPKAGEKNSEVSLHLIDLKTNADSEVKLGNYNDFYIPRIKWTNDANLLSVQVINRHQDNLDLIFVDGTTGKPTVILNEKDKAYIDITDNLTFLKDNSFIWTSEKDGFNHIYLYSKSGKLINQLTKGNWEVTAYYGLDEKSKTVFYQSTENGSINRDVYRIGLDGKNKKRLSPATGTNAGTFSPNFQYFINSFSSATVPPTYTLNDSKTGNTIKTIVSNEALSEKLKKYDLPLKEFFMLKTEKGNELNAWIIKPKDFDATKKYPVFMYQYSGPGSQQVNNEWHANDDYWFMMLTQMGYVVACVDGRGTGFRGAEFKKVTQKQLGKYELEDQIDAAKVIGGYNYVDKDRMGIFGWSFGGFMSSNCILKGGNTFKMAIAVAPVTSWRFYDSIYTERYMQTPQENAAGYDDNSPLTFAKKLQGKFLLIHGSGDDNVHVQNSMRLIDALVNANKQFDWAIYPDKNHGIYGGYTRIQLYNKMTNFIKENL
- a CDS encoding GYDIA family GHMP kinase translates to MSQRFYSNGKLMLTGEYLVLDGAMALALPTKFGQDLVIKEASDKKIYWKSHDADGSVWFEDVIGFDVISDTGYKEKSDSIRNTLIEILHESYLLNPTFIDNADGYKITTNLTFSKKWGLGTSSTLINNIAQWLSIDAFALLQNSFGGSGYDIACAQNNQPVLYRLENGNPIVEAVDFRPEFISNLYFVYLNKKQSSKAAINSYYRHRDDITKNVSAVNKITAAIRQTTSLGDFARQLEKHEAIMSDVLHMVTVKEHLFPDFNGTIKSLGAWGGDFILVISKNDPTPYFIDKGYDTIIPYSDMIL
- a CDS encoding hydroxymethylglutaryl-CoA reductase, degradative — encoded protein: MNEAISGFSKLSKAEKIKLIAKHYFTDAGSAENLVKSYWNSDEKLQQLHDEFIENTISNFYLPLGIAPNFLINGKFHTVPMATEESSVVAAAAKAAKFWSTRGGFKTTVINTEKIGQVHFMFKGAKDKLQSFFNMIKPDFFAETQSITKNMQQRGGGILDIELRDKTDLIDHYYQLHATFETKDSMGANFINSCLEQFAQTLKEKANEHDGFSETEKEVRVVMSILSNYVPNCIVKAEVSCAVSDLQEKNIENPQLFAENFVQAVTIAKVEPFRAVTHNKGIMNGVDSVVVATGNDFRAVEAGVHAYAARNGRYTSLSDARIENGNFHFSLDIPLALGTVGGLTTLHPLVKFCHQLLGKPSAQELMQITAAVGLAQNFAALRSLTTTGIQQGHMKMHLNNIINQFEVSAEERDIITKYFKQHAVSHSAVVDFIKNLKTN
- a CDS encoding peptide MFS transporter — its product is MWKSHPKALPYLFLSEMWERFGYYLMIGIFTLYLKDVEAGFSMTEKEASDLYGTFIALVFLTPFIGGLVADRYLGYKKSIIIGGLMMGVGYFMMGIHSLQMLYVAMTLVIVGNGFFKPNISTLLGNFYNEEKYKDKKDEGYNIFYMGINVGAFICNFFGAALKILFGWQYAFMAAGVGMFIGVLVFMLGSKYYGNKAEKKGVQPGDMPFYKIVLFILLPSVVFGVIGWLLKGVQSDANPDSALFGSDSTDAFIFACIPVVLFYASLYFKAKVEDKRPIGALLAIFGVVILFWAVFKLNGSALNNWGDKYTDRELTGTSQRVASRLVLTDTLTYKKDSVPLYDEVFRIQKKDGEVIKTVDYPLYFRNVHKDKLPEEGGKVFTWSANLSQSINPGWVIMLTPLVVAFFTFLRNRRKEPSTPTKIAFGLLISALSVLVMVAAVKAGNNGAEKVSVWWLVANYGIITIGELFLSPMGLSIVSKLSPTNITSLMMGGWFLSTSIGNKLSGVLASMWDTYEDKSHFFWVNFALLLFATLLFVLLRQLNSVMTEKGIK
- a CDS encoding peptide MFS transporter, which produces MSEPAVKSGHPKGLYFLFFTEMWERFSYYGMRAIFILFMTKVLLMKDADASEIYGSYTGLVYLTPLLGGYLCDKFLGNRRSIVIGGLLMAIGQFFMFFSASAGTNGGVSLMWMGLTAIIIGNGFFKPNISTMVGQLYPANDRRIDSAFTIFYMGINLGAFFSPLVCGSMDFKWGFLAAGVGMLIGLLAFVIGKKKYLISEEGKHIGLPVKKLDAKSIGMIIGSIAIIFFMLNFKQMFKSDLDIISYFIYGAMVLMPVLIFSDKSLSKIETQRITVIFILAFFVIFFWGAFEQAGASLTLFADRQTERTLFGWEMPASYFQSVNPLAVIVLAPLMTIVWGFLYARKLEPSSPKKMAIGLGMVALGYVVIAIAVKGLGIGDKVSMWWLFGLYVIHSIGELCLSPIGLSMVSKLAPLRLSSLMMGTWFLANAAANKFAGTLSALIPGGEDGTGGATHFLGFQITNLYEFFIVFIIMSGAAAAILFALSSWLEKRMHNDHIEGVSDSVM
- a CDS encoding PA0069 family radical SAM protein, which codes for MQEESQYIKGRGAQKNVHNRFFAESYDMLDDFLNYCEAEGDKPDDNRTHYLEVFPKTIVNKVESPDVGMEFSMNAYQGCEHGCIYCYARNSHEYWGYSAGLDFERKILVKKNAPVLLEEKLKSKNWKAHPIVMSGNTDCYQPAEKKFRITRQCLEVFLKYRHPVAIITKNALIARDMDIVSALAKENLIGVNVSITSLNEKTRQLLEPRTATIAKRLDTVKLLSENGVPVNVMLAPIIPGINSHEILPLAKAASDAGALSIAHTVVRLNGAIGEIFTDWIQKAMPDRAEKVLNQIKACHNGNLNDSRWGERMRGDGEFAEMIRSQMGMARRKFFAGKQFPKLNTALYEQYKGGQLSLF